The region ttgagttgagtggAGTTCAGGGGCTCGTCCACAATTATCCACAATTAGGAGAAGCAGGTAGTGATGGAAATGCAAGCTTTTCTCAGTGATGTCAACCCTGCAGTTCCCATCCTAAGTAGTCACAGAGTGAGCTACTGCTGACTgcagaataaaatgtttaatttacttCTCAATTGAATAAGGGTTTGTATTGGAGGATGATAGACGTACAGTTAACGCTTACTCAATTGATCAGCATATTAAAATTCAATAGATCTGGCACGCCGGTGGTCGAGTGGTTGAGGCGCGCGACATGTacacaggcgacccgggttcgggtccggcccgtggcactatttcctgcatgtctctccccactttcttccctgtttccgactctatccactgtcctatcaaataaaggcaaaaaggccaaaaataaatcttaaaaaaaaaataaaaaattcaatagatctaaataaaacattcataCTGAGaaataacacacaaaaaacatgaaatggaGAAAGCACAGTTTCCTGTGAGGAGCTTTTAATTGTCatagaaacagactgaaattcaACCCTGCTTAACTTTGATATTATTTTGCCTTATCAAGCTGATAGTGTGACCTAGAAGTATCCTTATAATCTATGTGTGCACTCTGCAAACCTATTCTGATGTTATGGAGTGTACATGCTGTGCAGCATTCAACTATCCGAAACTTGATAATGTACTCTGCACAGATAGAGATGATATTTACAGAACAGAGCGCACACAGTTAGCATGCTCTATCTTGCACATTTGATCCTCCACAGCCTGATCTAGAATAAATGTACTGCAGTGTGAACAAGGGAAACTTACCCAGACAGAGAGGCAGGTGTATGTTCAGCAGACGCTTGTCTCTGTCCTGTCATGTGCTCAAACAAAAGAAGTCCATATTAGGATACAGGGACTTGTAATTCAGACATACGGTGTTGCTAAGTTccatttctgtattttctgttctttttgcaGACAAACTTTGGATAGAAATAGACACAGTAAGAAGAAGTGATACGGGAACTGAAGATGAACCTGTTAGTCATCATCACCATACTTGCAGCATTAAGTGTTGATGTGGTAAGCAGAAATATGTGGAAGTAAATTTTGATGTTATAATTTTCCCAGGGGACTTTGGAGCTCTCAACTAAGTTTGTCTGTCCTCTTCTTCAGGCTTTTTCATACAGGAAGTCCAAAAAGAGAAGGCTACCTGAGCCTTGGCGCACCAGAGATGGTGAGGCAACTGTAAAAGTGATGATATTCAGTTATGTTTGTTCCAGTGAATTTGTTACATGCCAGGTATTAagttattcttatttttttgtaatgttattTTTAGAGATGTGTCGGACTGGAGACGGGAGCAGCTACAGAGGATTTGTGGCAGAGTCTATGACCGGGCGCATCTGCCTGAAGTGGAGCAGGTTTAAAAACCCATGGGGAGCTTCTAAAGGAGTTGAAAACCATAACTACTGCAGGTATTCTTTCACTCAGCAATTACAGTGTGCACCTTTAGAGTTCAAGACAATATTCATATACTTGAATGATTGTAGCTCTTGAAGAATCATATTTTGTAGTGTGTTGTATTACACTTCATCCTATCTTTGTCATATTGCAGCAAATTAAACTATGGTATGATTTGGTAGGGTGTTGTGTTCATTTGTGTTATATCATACTCAATTTATATCATATAAATCATATCTAAAGTTAACGTCTCTTAGCTTCAGCTGATGTATTTAAAATTGTATAACTCAAATTTTAGGAATCCTGACCGGAGTTTGATGCCATGGTGTCATGTCCGGAGAAACGGGAAGTATGTGAGAGAATTCTGCAGTATTCCTAAATGTAAGTTGAAGATGTGGTATTTCATTAACACCTTaaactttcatgttttgtttagATTTTACTAATGAACTCTATCTTCTCCTTCACAGGTTCTGCAGAGACACGGAGACCTCCAAAGGCTGTTGATACAGGTAGATTTGCAGTTTAACACACTTTTCCTCTGCATcacattgtttttgttctgttcttCATCACTAACTGACTCGTCTTGTGTGTCTGTGCAGAGCTGACCTGTGGTGAGAGGTCTGAGCGGAGGCTAAATAAAATCGTAGGTGGTTCTTTTACACCTATAGAGTCTCACCCATGGGTGGCTGCTCTCTTTCAGCAGCGGACTGGTTTCCTGTGTGGTGGCTCTCTCATCGCACCATGCTGGGTCGTTTCAGCGGCACACTGTTTCTCTGATGGGTGAGAAAACACTATCATTTCCTCAGCAGCCTAGAACAGCATAATGACTCGTGTGTGATATGATGTAATATGTTTACAGACTTGTGTGGGCTATTAACCATTtatgctttgtttgttttttgttgttcagTGATCAGACCAACATCAAGCGCCTGTCTGTGTTCCTGGGGAAGTCTGCCATCAATGAAACTGATGCTGACTCAGAGCAGAGCTTCACCGTGGAAAAACTCATCATCCACCAAAAATACAATGAGTCAAACTATGACAATGACATTGGTAAGCACAACTGCACTGTTATTTAGCCTGCTCTCCAAACACAGACCTTGCCATGGGATTTTAGAGGTGTTGATTTAGTTTCCAGGGGAAAGACCAGGATCTAAGTAAGCATTAGAGCATCATTCTGATACACAAAAGCTCACTGATCCAGGGTTAGTAGTCTAAAAATAAAGGGACTTTGGGATTTGAACTTGCAGAGTTCAACATCTCTAATTGGTCTAGTAGCAGCACTAATAAGACTCTTTCACAAGACAGCAGACGTACATGTCTTATCTTCAGTAGTCTTTATTCCTTGATGATAAAGCAGACAACACTCAGATAACAGAATGAGTACAAAAAGTTGAACCAGAGGTTTAAAGTCCTGGGAACCTTTGGTGGAAACAAATCCTACCAGTGAAAGTAAAGAAACTTAATGTGACTCATATATGTTTGTCTTTCAGCGCTGTTGAAGATCAAAAGCAAAAGTGGGGGCTGTGCGGTGAGGTCAGCGTCCGCCAGGGCCGTGTGTCTTCCTCCGCTACACACCCAGCTTCCGGCAGGAATTCAGTGCAGCATTGCCGGATTTGGGAGGGAGAAATTCTGTAAGTGCTGCTCATActtttaaattcagattttaagAACCCTTTTTTAGGTTTGGGATTTTTACATCTATATATTTCACTCACAGTCGCATGGCATAAGTCCCAGTACCTGAAACAAGCTGAAGTGAAACTGATCTCTCGGGCTGTATGTAAAAGTGAATCGTACTACGGAGACCTCATCACTACGAACATGCTATGTGCTGGGAGCCCAGACTGGAGCACTGATGCCTGCGAGGTGAGCAGTTTTCTCAGTGTGTGAAACAAAGATTTAAACctaaacaaacatgcaaaagatttaaatacagctttttttttttttttttttttttatacctgGGATCATGgatgtagcacaggggggaagaGGGTCCTGATTACCTGGGCCAACAGTAGAAAGGGACCCTTAAgaagcctttttttcttaataattagtgtcattattaaaacaacagcaactaaacaaactgaaatttgtatcaaacgTGTATGTATTCTTTATATTCTCTCTGGAGGCTAGCTACACCTCTGCCTGGTATACACAGAGTTCAGAGGCTTTCAGATTaagttaaaggtttttttttttcacttaatttGTATGATTtccattaaattcagaataagGACAACCATAATGTTGTGTCACATTAGCATACAATATACAGGAGAGAGGGCTTAtatggtcagtgtattttctggtaTTTCCATTTCCTGTGTGGAATCAGCCTCAGAAATTCAGAGAAACTCTTGTTactctgtttttacatttttgacagaaaatgaaacaaaaaatggaaaaacaggaaaattttgaaaaaaaggtggatgtggacttcctggttcagtgtgcaccTTTCAGCTGTCACTTGTAGTCACTTAAGTTTGCCCACCttaagtggcataaatgttaAAGTTAAAGTAAGTGAAAGAGGGTTACATGACTTAAAATAGCATCTGAATGTGACACCAGaacacttaaaataatttaGTTTAAACTAGTGTTGCATACTTATAATAAACTCAGCATCATTATTTAACACTCAGTAATATCAAGTTCGTGTAATTGTAGcacatttcaaataaacaagttattcaaactcaaaaatgtcaagtttgtgtacttgttatttttgaggcaacaagtttccacattttttaagtCAGCTCAAGTCATTCGATTTTACAATGTGGCAGTTGTGAGGCCAGTTAAAAGGACACGTTTCTGTTTGATTGAATGCCCCAAATTTGAGCTGTTGTTAAGCAGAAGAAAATTTGGTGAGAACTTAATGACTTTGGCCAATACACGTGAAAATACAGCGCAGACTCCCCTCCAAAAATCTGCA is a window of Cheilinus undulatus linkage group 6, ASM1832078v1, whole genome shotgun sequence DNA encoding:
- the LOC121511370 gene encoding tissue-type plasminogen activator-like, which codes for MNLLVIITILAALSVDVAFSYRKSKKRRLPEPWRTRDEMCRTGDGSSYRGFVAESMTGRICLKWSRFKNPWGASKGVENHNYCRNPDRSLMPWCHVRRNGKYVREFCSIPKCSAETRRPPKAVDTELTCGERSERRLNKIVGGSFTPIESHPWVAALFQQRTGFLCGGSLIAPCWVVSAAHCFSDGDQTNIKRLSVFLGKSAINETDADSEQSFTVEKLIIHQKYNESNYDNDIALLKIKSKSGGCAVRSASARAVCLPPLHTQLPAGIQCSIAGFGREKFFAWHKSQYLKQAEVKLISRAVCKSESYYGDLITTNMLCAGSPDWSTDACEGDSGGPLVCQVSDRMFLFGVVSWGDGCARKNKPGVYTQVTNYNKWIEAKTGLYKFTNGVMFPQK